The DNA segment ACTGCACAGATTCGGCCCACGACTGCAAAACCAGCTGTACTGCAAATTGATTACCCGGATAGCGACGGACAACCGATGGCGGACAATACGCGGCAATTTGCTTGGATTGTGAAGCTGAAAGAGGGGTTGGAGAGTTTGTTTCAGGCTGACCCACAGGTGTTTGTGGCCGGGGATTTGCTGTGGTATCCCGTTGAGGGTGACAATCGTACCCGCCGTGCGCCCGATGCGATGGTGGTGTTTGGCCGCCCTAAAGGCGATCGCGGTTCTTATAGGCAATGGGAAGAGGATAATATTGCTCCCCAGGTGGTATTTGAGATTTTGTCGCCGGGGAATACGCTGTCTGAGATGGCGCTGAAGCTGGAGTTTTATGGGCGGTATGGGGTTGAGGAATATTATTTGTATGATCCCGATCGGAATGATTTGACGGGCTGGCTGCGAGATGAAGGTGGCTTAGCAGTGATTGAGACAATGGTGGATTGGGTGAGTCCGCGTTTGGGGATTCGGTTTGATTTGAGTGGGGCGGAGTTGGAAGTGATTCGACCGGATGGCGAATGTTTTAAATCTTACGTTGAGTTGGTGAATGAGCGTGATGCGGCTGCCCAAGAGCGTGATGCGGCGGTTGCGGAGCGTGATCGGCTGGCGGCGAAGTTGAGAGAATTAGGGATTGACCCAGAGCAGTTGGGCTAAGGGAGCTTGAGCGAGTCCCAAAGTTAGAAAATGCTCGATATAATTGAGTGCGATGGAGTTCCTGGAGCTTTCCGCATGGTGTTCGAGTCCTTGGCGACAATTGGGGTGGCTGGAGTTGCGCAACTGATCTTCCAGCAGGTGCTCAAATTAGGAACTGGTGCGGCTGAAGACTACGTGAAAGAC comes from the Romeriopsis navalis LEGE 11480 genome and includes:
- a CDS encoding Uma2 family endonuclease; this translates as MTAQIRPTTAKPAVLQIDYPDSDGQPMADNTRQFAWIVKLKEGLESLFQADPQVFVAGDLLWYPVEGDNRTRRAPDAMVVFGRPKGDRGSYRQWEEDNIAPQVVFEILSPGNTLSEMALKLEFYGRYGVEEYYLYDPDRNDLTGWLRDEGGLAVIETMVDWVSPRLGIRFDLSGAELEVIRPDGECFKSYVELVNERDAAAQERDAAVAERDRLAAKLRELGIDPEQLG